ccagaaggcatttctgaaaAAAAGTTTACTTTCAAATTTactttcaaatgcctctccttTGATGTAGTGACACGCGACATAAGCCTattttcctgaaacgagtcacatatggtCATGAACAACTACAGTGCCCTAACTATgcagcctgggtaccagtctgtttgtgcaaacattccactccttgtcattCCATACATGACAAGGAGTTggaatgatagcacaaacagatctggaaccagacTACTAGATAACCTCTCGTCAGACTATTGTGGACCAAGGTAACCCCTGAACACAACTCTAATACCTGCCTACTGTGGTTGGAAACAAGACTAAAGACCGGATTCTCCATTGATTgtgttttagtccaggactatacTAATTCTGAGTCCGAGAAACCATCCCTTTGTCAGAGGCTTTAGGCTGGTTTCACTGAAGCATGGCTTTATTGTACATGGTGCACATACATGAGACATATGATAGTGTTGGTTGTATGTCCAGTGCTTATATTTAGCCTAAAAATGAAGTGTTTTACCGTTTTATTTGCAGGACAACCAAAGCTACAAGTACAGCACAAAGAACTGGACATAAACAGTTGCACTCATGAGTTTTACGGaaacatttcaataaaaaaacaaGGTCTGCCAAAGCAAAAACCTGATCAAAATGAATTTTATGGATTATGTAAGTACATAAATTGTTTGCTCAGTGGGAAATATACAACTAGTCAGcgacaactgtgtggagtttgtgacagcgctatacaatacatttattaaacataacaaTGAGTGTGAATTTTTTTCACAAcccagctcgtgggaagtgacaaagagctcttataggaccagggcacaaataataatataataacaatcAATAATtctgctctttatttaaccatcttatatataaaaccttatttgtttgTCGAAAATGGTGactaactcaccacaggttaatgagaagggtgtgcttgaaaggctgcacataactctgcaatgttgggttgtattggagagtctcagtcttaaattatTTCCAagcacagtctgtgcctgtatttagttttcatgctagtgagggccgagaatccactctcagataggtacgtggttgcaaagggcatcagtgtcttaacagtgcgatttgccaaggcaagaaactctgagcgcagccccatccagaaatctggcagtggcttatgatttaattttcacagaaccgcttgttgcaatttcgatgaggctctcttgttcagatattggtaagaggatggaggcagggcatgaaagggataacgaatccagttgtttgtgtcatctgtttcgggaaagtacctgcataattgcgcacccaactcactcaggtgcttcgcaaCATCACATTTGACAcagtccgtaagcttgagttattatgcaagcggtcagacaagcgaaaattatggtcagtaaataAAAATTTAATCTcatctctcaattaaaaaaaacgTATCAATACTTtgtcccttgataaccagcgtacttctgtatgttgttaaagcgttacatggtcactgcccatatcattgcataatgtagaaaatacatgagggttcaggggccttgctttaacaaagttaaccattttcactgtggtGTGCAagatgtctttcaagctgtcaggcattcacCTGGCAGCAAGAACCTCTCAGTGGATACTGCAGTGTACCCTAGGGgggtcgggagcaactgcttgcccATGCTTTACCACTCCACtaagtctccctgtcatggcattttgcgccatcagtacagataccaacacatcttgaccaccaaagtccatttgatgtcacctagctgtccagtactttaaaaacatcctctcatgttgtcctggtttccattAGTtagcagaagaggatgtcttccttaattgaccccccataaacgtaacggacatgtgccaggcccgccatctgttgactcatccagctatgatgcatagaattcactggcttgtatgcgaagcagtaatcgtttcaaaacatctcctgccatgtcactgatgcgttgttaaacagtgttgtttgatgaagcattgtctgtatagtttttttgggccttttcccccagtattgtcccagccatatgCGCGTCAGCTGGAACAATTAAGACCTCCACCATaatatggggcttgcctgtcctagccactcggtagctcaccatataagactcttctagccccttcttattcaTTGTATCTGTTGCTTTAATACctgtcttactactcaaaagttGTCTTTATTCACGCttaaaaaactcctgtggcttattttttaaattgtcatgtttcgtttctaaatgtctccgcaagagtgaaggtttcccgcgAGAGGGTAACTGTCAATGTGATTGGACGTtgtagtggaaatttcctgtattaccaaatcatgagagcaaaccacacacaagtcagagttatcataaagtccatctgctttaattatatgagctccatcacaaccctgtgactctcagatcaattcagtgtctataaatgaattctctgagagtgcttacacattgcaactcATTGCAaagagatcctttatagcaaagacacacatagccagacagcattggctataaattatcgttcagctttgtctcctaaactatgttcttatcTCGCTCTTGGTACCACTCAGGACCGTACACCATTACCTCacccaatggcatatatcaaatacaccccctcctggacaagatcacagagaggaGAGTGACTCTCTAGGTCAAGATAAGGGAAACCTCAGAGGGAACAtagaatggttccagacactgccatcctcctctccccgatgggaaaagtagggagtgactggcacacagacattgtgaagccaagagataattggttccccctcaatcatcccttcacatggtttaaaatatatgtttacatatgaagacaagcttgacctctcccctttctgtggcccaagtaactgaaccctgacagagaacagataactgcaaacggccaacactatagtacaacaaaatacattctaAATTACAAGTGTCTCACAAGCAtattatgaaaataaaacatcttatctatgttacccaacttaTTCTGATTCTGCTACGACAAAGTTTTtttttgactaggctacctgtgtttgacattttgttgttatttcgctgaacactagatggttgaattttatttttggcagtgaaacgaggctactcgggTGAGAAAAAaccctcacccaaatgtatagccccattggaaaatataaatggactgttagaAAATGTGTGGAAACCCTGCTCTATGCCAAACCTTCAGTTGTTTAattgtttcaactgcagattTGAGCTTTAATGTGTATTCTTCTGATGTGCTGTACCAGCCAACCAAACTACGTTCGTTATTTAAGAATGTCAGTTTGACCATGTGAAACAGTATCTGAGTTATTAacgttcaagcaggcagaaattcTGGCCAGTATGACGTAGCATATTTATAAAGCTGTTCTCACTACACTGGTAGTTAACAGGAATACGACTTTTAGATTGTGAAAACGTCTATCATACAAGTCAGATTTGAATACTGGCCGATGTCATAATGGTTGTCTTCTCTCGAATGAGCCATTGGTCATATTTTTGCAACATTCCAGTCTAGCTTTAAATTACGTTTagcttataaaggcttcataaagccttcataagcactacataaatgtGTTAGTATCTTCaaccgtatgtcatgctttataaagggttcataaatgtgtcaTAACTGTGTGTCAAAATCATCattgtcaaatgtgacataaacAACTATGTTGGATATAATATAACCATGTGCTTTGTAAAGGGTCACATGTTGGGTCGAAGGATTGGAATACGCTCTAAAGTAAAGTCATGTTAGTCACATTACATCAATTTGACCTTcattagttagggttaggtttaaaatctaaTTTTCAGAAGATCAATTGTGGAAATGGGTAGGGTTTAGCCATAGTTATGACTTTCTGACTGTTAAGTCACGATGGCAAATACTTCACTCAGTAAGGTCACAATTCTATGGTCACTCCCATTAAGGCCAACTTTGAATGGTAGCTATCCCAGGCTTATATGTGCTGTGTGTGCAATAGCCTGGGGATGACGTTACACCAAGAAACACTTACCTCGATGAAAGCCCCAAACCTACCGAAATTGCAAGTGGCTTTCTTCTGGAAGCagtacacaaacatgcacacaacaaaaacaacaaaaacctcTCACACCGCACAGTAACCTATGGATCATGAGAGAACCTTCATAAATCAGTAGAATGTTAAGAACCTATTTATTGACACTTTATGTAGTGTCCTATAATACTTGGTTGGAAGTGAGGCACCTTCAGTAATTCATAACACATCCATAAAGTCTCTATATCGCATGGCGCTGCACTTACTTTAAAGTCAGGCCCCTTCAGTCATTTATAACACGTACATAAATGCATTGTATCATATGACTTACTATAAAGTCAGACACCTTTGGTGATGtcaacacaaatgtattaacCCTAAGAAATGATCCACAACTACTAAaacaaaaaaattacatttttaaatgtatcctttatttaactaggcaaatcagttaacttaagaacaaattcttatttacaaacccggatgacgctgggccaattgtgtcccaccctatgggactcccaatcatggctggttgtgatacagcctggattcaaaccagagtgtgtgtagtgacgcctctagcactgagatgcagtgccttaggccgctgtgccactcgggagccctaaatAAGGTACTCCTCGCATGTGTCAGAGAtctctatttctgtttaaaacatACATTTCCTTTTATTTGTATATTTCTAAAACAATACAAGTACATACAATTTCAAAAAGTCCAGCAATGAATTAAACATTACACAGGACTAGGCTGGACACATGACATTTTTATCATCGTTTTTTTCCGGATAAAATCCAGTTCATTGCATTTGCTGTGGTGCTCAGTTTCATAATATGACCATATTTCCCAGCTATTTGCTGTCATTTTAAAGTAATCACGAGAAAACTGGCCTTATTTTAGggcatttttcaccctgccagctcctattTGTTCTATTGAGCACTGTTGCACCAACTCGCCTTCCGAACATTCTATTCCTAGCTTCCCAGCTTGTTCAACGTCACAATGCCTGATTCGctattgttggcaatgagaccTGCTCACGTTGTTTATAgttaaaatgtaaacaacaaaatAAAAATGCAATTTCATTCATTAGCTATGAGCTTGCGCTAGTGTTCCAGCTTAGCCAACATTCTTAAGACGtttttcagccttgggtgaattttgactcatTCTATTGTCCTGCCTAACAGGACTGAGAATAGTGTAGCTTGTCCCTGAGCTGGTGGATGAATGGTTCTTGCCTCTCTGCCTGCTGGAGGTACTGCATGTTGGTTCCAACCTTAAAATTAACAACAAATAAAGTTAGCAGGTCTGTTAGGAAATGCCTTTAACACACCATCTTGACAAGGGCATTTTTGTGCTAAACGATAAACTCTAAATGGGGAGatgtgtcacgctctgacctttatttcctttgttttgtctttatttagtatggtcagggcgtgagttggggtgggcagtctatgtgtgtttttctatgttggggttttgagttcagcccagtatgtttctcaatcagaggcaggtgtcgttagttgtctctgattgagaatcatacttaggtagcctgggtttcacttttgagttgtgggtgtttgtttctgtgtgagtgtttgttgccacacggtactgtttcggtttcattcgtttcacgtttattgttttgtagtgttcagtttatgtctttaaataaacattatggacacttaccacgctgcgcattggtcctccgatcgttctcgctactcctcctcagaagaggaggaggaatgccgtTACAAGATGAAAGAGGAATATAATAATACGAATCTAAGGGAGTTTTCCCCTTAGATTCATATTATTATATTCCTCTTTCATTTACAAATCTCATGATGTGACTATGAGACGTGTATTTAgctactttagctagctagcaaaatgTCAGCTAGCTAGCAATTGCTGTAAAGTCACCAGAATTATTTGAAATAATGACTGAGGTGGCTACAGTATGTAATGTAACTCAACACTTTACTACAAACTAATTTAAACTacaataaataaaggtgaactaacTTGTTTTTTGCTTTCAGGTTGGCACCACAATTGGGTATTTGATTTGCGAACTCACCACATGATCAGCGTCTCATCAGCAACACTAAAAAGTACTTCCAGTTAACGGAATTTCTGAAATGTTCTAAATAAAAGTCCACCACGTAATAGTATAAAAGTGTCAACAACCTGTATTTATTAATGATATATGAAAAATAATTCATGATGATTCATATTTGTTCATATTAAAGTGACATTTGCATTAAATGTGGGTTTTAAAACATGTTCCAAGGTCATATAAATATCCCCAATGTGAATCACTGTACAGTATATGGAATACATTTTGGCTTTTAGAGCAAAAATTGTTCTGGGTGCCGGAGTAAAAGTATTGTCGGGTGTACTCAACAGGGTCTGTAGAATGTATTTCTGTCATCATTTAATGGAGTTCTGAATAATACGAAGTGTTGGCCTTTTACTCTTCCCATTCCATTGGTGGCCACAATGTGAATCACTCTATATGGAATACATAATCATTAGATGTGCAATTACTGCACTACAGAAAACCctctaaccaaacaacagtgggCAACTACAAAGGGCAATTATACAAAAAAATTGAAGTTTCCAAGATTTTTCACATCATCACATGATGTGGCttaagcattgttgtgaactCAGAAAATCAAATGTTGCTGTTTTTCTATTTTAAAAGTTTGGAAGAAACTGGTGGAAACCGGAAAAATATGGGGGAATCCGAAACCTGGAAAAACTAAACTGAGAATATGgaatttggggagaaaaaaacGAAGTAGACATGAAATTGAAACTGATTTAAAAGGACTCACAAACGTTTTTTTCTGTGCATGACTGCACTTTAGAGTTTTTTCCTGCAGCCCAGCATTTTGTGGAAAGTTGAGGTCAGGTCCAATATTGACTATGCACCCAAGAGGGAAAGAAGTTGGGCCATCCTATAAATGTTTTAGAGAAATTGAATATATCAaatttagcagactcttttatccaaagtgacttagtaATGTGTGAAGACATTTTTAAGTATGGGTGGCACCGGGAATCAATCCCACTATACTGGCATTACAAAACTCTACCAAGATGCATGAGGTTTATAAATGCTTTGTGAAACTTCATTCCAAAATGATTTATAAGGCCTTTATTAAGCGTTGCTTATGATAAACTTTATAAAGCACAAGTTTGTCAAATTTGACATCGGTGattatgtcacacagttatgccaAATTTATGAAACCTTTATAAAGCATAACATACGGTTCTAGATTATTTGTAACACATTTAAGTAttgtttatgaaggctttatgaagcctttataagctgCATGTCATTTAAAGCTGGACCGATACTCCTACCTCAAGAaatgccaggtcgcaattgtaaattagaacttgttctcaacttgcctacctggttaaataaaggtaaaataaaatttaaaaacagacagacagtcgaGCACATTTCTTATATTTTTCTGCCTCTTCAGTCCAGGGTCCACTGTATTGTGCCATTGCGAATGTCAGACTCCACTAGGTGAGGCacatcgatctgcaggttgaacatgaTTCGATTGTAGACTCCTAATAGTGCAGTTGGATAAGGCAATTTTACAGCTAACTAGCTGCTTCACATACTGATATtgtctttggtattattgtgCGTAGCTATGTTTGCTAGCCAGCCAGCCCATAGAGAAAGCATTACAATGTGGATTTTGTCATCaacttgagctgcaacagatttccacaacaATTTTCATATGTTGCTACCATCCCTATTAAAAAGGCAAAATGAAACATTGgttcacaaaaaaatattgttGTCACATACTAGTGTTATTTAAATGATAAGAATGAGCGTTTTGGGTGgatttttcatttaaaaaaggcATTTGAACACCCTGGAGGGCATGTGATACAAAATGGTATCTGTTTTTCTCTATATGGTTTCCTTGACTCTGAAAATATCTAATTATCCACAGATGTCCCCAGGTATTGGTAATCCTTTGCATATCACACCATGGCAGGCTTCTTCTTTTTTTATCTCACAAGTATAAGAAGCAAGTGAGGAGCTGAGTTTAAGGAGGTCATCATGGATTAGAAATGAGCTGTCTTCATTTTGGATTTAGAATACATGTAATCAATGTATTATTTTGCAATTTAATGTAAAGTTACATGAGTGCAGGATACAAAGAATAATATTGTTTGAATTATGTTATCAGGAGAATGAAAAGCTGTCTATATTGGTGAGTATACTGTATATGTGGGGAAATCTATTACTGAATCAACAAGTCAAGGAAGTATCCATTTAGGTTGTCTGTTCTTTGTGATTTCATCAATTTAAGTTATATGAAAGCTATAGTAGGAGGATTTGCTCCTCTTCTTCAAACATTGACAGCACATATTTAACAACTCCCAGGACCATGGAAAACTCTACTCACTTTAAGGTCTTCAGGCTTGCTGCATACGGTGATATCGGACAATTGAAGTATTTTCACTTTGCTGTAGTAACTGTATTATATGTTGTCATCATTCTTGCCAATGCTTTACTTATTGGAGTTATCTGCATTGAAAGAAGCCTTCATGAACCCATGTATCTGTTTCTATGTGCTTTGTTTGTTAATCAGTTGTATGGGAGCACTGGTTTGTTTCCTGCTCTCATGTTTTACTTGCTGTCTGACACACATGATATTTCCCTTCTTTATTGTTATCTCCAGATTTATGTGTTGTACACATACGGTTTAACGGAATTTAGTAATTTATCAGTTATGTCCTATGACAGGTACATCTCTATTTGTTATCCTCTACAGTATAACAATATTATGACACCTAAAACCATTTGTGGCTTAATTCTACTGCCCTGGGTGTATTCTTTTTTCCTAATCGCCATCGTTATCTCCCTGAGTTTGCGACTGCAATTTTGTGGTAACGTTCTAGACAGACTGTATTGTGACAACTACTCAGTCGTCAAGCTTGCCTGTTCAAATACTATGCTGAATAACATATGGGGTCTTGTTGTCACTGTGCTTTCTATTTCTTGTACTATATTTCCTACCATATACTCATATGTAAGAATTCTACAAATATGTTTAAAGTCTTCTAAAGAGACGAAACAGAAAGCATTTAACACCTGTACACCACATATATCCTCTTTGCTGAACTTCTCCTTTGGCTGGTTATTTGTAATTATA
Above is a window of Oncorhynchus kisutch isolate 150728-3 linkage group LG18, Okis_V2, whole genome shotgun sequence DNA encoding:
- the LOC116354789 gene encoding olfactory receptor 11A1-like, with translation MENSTHFKVFRLAAYGDIGQLKYFHFAVVTVLYVVIILANALLIGVICIERSLHEPMYLFLCALFVNQLYGSTGLFPALMFYLLSDTHDISLLYCYLQIYVLYTYGLTEFSNLSVMSYDRYISICYPLQYNNIMTPKTICGLILLPWVYSFFLIAIVISLSLRLQFCGNVLDRLYCDNYSVVKLACSNTMLNNIWGLVVTVLSISCTIFPTIYSYVRILQICLKSSKETKQKAFNTCTPHISSLLNFSFGWLFVIIQGRYETADLPPILRTILFVYFLICPPIFNPLMYGVRMVKIRHACNKVLGLNPET